The Nicotiana tabacum cultivar K326 chromosome 1, ASM71507v2, whole genome shotgun sequence genome segment GAGAAGATCAGTTCActattctctctctctcccttcttttttcttctctttcatttACATTCTAAAGAAACAGACTCTGAGAAAAGTTTATGCAACTATCAGCATTGAATAATAACaagtaaataaaaaatactacatATTGTATATAATATATTCTCCAATAGATCATACTGAACAGATATGGGAAACTCAAATAATTGCTGGATCAAACAAAACGAAAACAATATATAAAGGAACAGTTGGCAGTGGAAGAAACAAGGAAATATGTCCGCCGAAAATGTACCAAATAAATGTGAAGAAAGAAATTCTTAAAAAGGCGATTTTACTAAGTTTTGTATAATAAGTCTTACTATTTTGTCCTAAGTTGGTAAACAACAGATTCATTGTCATGCACGTTAAACTCTTACATAATCACACACCAGTTCGTGGCCCTCAATTAAAGCACCTCCCCACTCTTCCCTTTTTAATATGACcccctaataataataataataataataataataataataataataatatcactAATTTTAGatataatttattttactttatatATTATGATTATTGACGTTATTTTGGTGAAGTTAGACAGCTAACAACTTCtgactttaaaaattcaactttaagGCATTTAGAGCCACTCAAATATTAGGACAGGAAATGTTGGCTAAGTATTACTACTAGTATCGTGTTAGAGACAGCTTGAGCTGTCTTTTcctctattccaatttccatttgTCATTGAATATTTCAAGGAATTCATGATATTTTAAAGTCACATCAGGGCGTTAAATTCCTAAAATATGGTTTCTTCTTTTGGAAAATCTTGTTTCATCCTCTGTTCTATCTCAGCAGCTTCAAAATGATAAATTTGTGAATGTGCTCTTGATTCCTAGCATCTAATtgaaattcccaaaaaaaaaaaaaaaaacagttttttttgaaagatctgataGTAATATGGAGGAGAAGCAATTGTTGTTTGAAAAGTATGAAATAGGGAAGCTATTAGGCAAAGGAACTTTTGCAAAAGTCTACTATGGTAAAGAACTATCAACAGGGGAAAGTGTAGCCATAAAAGTGATCAAGAAAGACCAAGTCCAAAAAGAAGGAATGATGGAGCAAATCACACGAGAAATCTCAGTCATGCGTCGCGTTCGCCATCCTAATATTGTAGAACTCAAAGAAGTTATGGCTACAAAGTCCAAAATCTTCTTCATAATGGAGTATGTTAAAGGGGGTGAGCTCTTTGCAAAATTAGTATCCAAAGGGAAATTGAATGAAGAATCAGCAAGAAAATACTTCCAACAATTAATAAGTGCTGTTGATTTTTGCCATAGCCGGGGGGTCTATCACCGCGATTTGAAGCCTGAAAATCTCCTTCTTGACGAGAATGAGGACTTGAAAGTATCTGATTTCGGGTTATCGGCTTTGCCTGATGAGCAATTGAGTAGAAATGATGGTTTGCTTCATACTCAGTGTGGAACTCCAGCTTATGTTGCTCCTGAAGTTTTAAGAAGGAAAGGATATGATGGTGCAAAAGCTGATATTTGGTCATGTGGGGTAATCTTATATGTACTTCTAGCTGGTTTTCTTCCATTCCAAGATGAGAATATAATGAACATGTACAAGAAAATTTTCAAAGCTGATTACGAGCTCCCTATGTGGTTTTCAGTAGATTCAAGACGTTTGATATCTAAACTTTTAATGGCTGATCCAGAAAGGAGGATTACCATTCAAGGTATCATGAGAGTTCCATGGTTTAGGAAGACTTTCACAATTCCAAGGGCGTTTTCGATCCAAGATTTGCAAAAGctagaaaaagaacaagaaaatgatgatgaagagggAATGAGCAGCAAGCAAGGGGGAATCATTAGGAAATCACCTTCATCCCCTGCATTTTTCAATGCATTCGAGTTGATTTCGTCGATGTCCTCGGGTTTTGACTTGTCTAGTTTGTTTGAGATCAAAGGGAAAGCGTCA includes the following:
- the LOC107808490 gene encoding CBL-interacting serine/threonine-protein kinase 5-like yields the protein MEEKQLLFEKYEIGKLLGKGTFAKVYYGKELSTGESVAIKVIKKDQVQKEGMMEQITREISVMRRVRHPNIVELKEVMATKSKIFFIMEYVKGGELFAKLVSKGKLNEESARKYFQQLISAVDFCHSRGVYHRDLKPENLLLDENEDLKVSDFGLSALPDEQLSRNDGLLHTQCGTPAYVAPEVLRRKGYDGAKADIWSCGVILYVLLAGFLPFQDENIMNMYKKIFKADYELPMWFSVDSRRLISKLLMADPERRITIQGIMRVPWFRKTFTIPRAFSIQDLQKLEKEQENDDEEGMSSKQGGIIRKSPSSPAFFNAFELISSMSSGFDLSSLFEIKGKASSMFTSRSSARDVMRKLEKMAKVMRYKVYRSKPFKLKMQCPEEGRKGRLLVTAEVFKVAPEVTVVEFLKSSGDTLEYNKFCEEEVRPALKDIVWTWQGTSSGNAEVDNKEDLEQ